One genomic window of Niveibacterium sp. SC-1 includes the following:
- a CDS encoding SDR family NAD(P)-dependent oxidoreductase: protein MLFRTFQSPRVVLITGASGAIGSALAREYARPGRVLILQGRKAEQLEMLAASCRAKGAEVRLWRVDLRDIDAIHQWMAGPGKECPPDLLIANAGRNTHVGPEGEAEPWDEVEALLDVNLRSVMALVHGVLPTMRVRGQGQIALLSSLAGYFGLPLTPAYSASKAAVKAYGEALRGWLGPEGIGVSVIMPGYVASPMCDDMPGPKPFLWQPERAARVIARGLARNRARIVFPRLLAWGCWWLAVLPPALSCRILRWLDFRV from the coding sequence ATGCTATTTAGGACCTTTCAATCGCCCCGCGTCGTGCTGATTACGGGTGCGAGCGGGGCAATTGGTTCAGCTTTGGCGCGCGAATACGCCAGGCCCGGACGTGTGCTGATCTTGCAAGGCCGAAAAGCCGAGCAACTTGAGATGCTGGCCGCCAGTTGCCGGGCAAAGGGGGCGGAAGTCCGGCTCTGGCGCGTCGACCTCCGCGATATCGACGCGATTCACCAGTGGATGGCCGGGCCGGGCAAGGAGTGCCCGCCGGATCTGCTGATCGCCAATGCCGGCCGCAACACGCATGTGGGTCCGGAGGGCGAGGCTGAGCCCTGGGATGAGGTCGAGGCTCTGCTGGACGTCAATCTGCGATCGGTAATGGCCTTGGTGCACGGCGTATTGCCCACGATGCGCGTGCGCGGCCAAGGACAGATCGCGCTGCTGAGTTCGTTGGCCGGGTACTTCGGGTTGCCGCTCACGCCTGCCTATTCGGCCAGCAAAGCGGCGGTGAAGGCCTATGGCGAGGCCTTGCGCGGCTGGCTGGGGCCCGAGGGTATTGGCGTGAGCGTGATCATGCCGGGCTATGTCGCTTCGCCCATGTGCGATGACATGCCCGGCCCCAAGCCCTTCCTGTGGCAGCCGGAGCGCGCTGCTCGCGTTATTGCGCGCGGTCTGGCTCGCAACCGCGCGCGCATCGTTTTCCCGCGGCTGTTGGCGTGGGGCTGCTGGTGGCTGGCGGTGCTGCCGCCCGCCTTGTCTTGCCGCATTCTGCGTTGGCTCGATTTCCGTGTTTGA
- a CDS encoding SGNH/GDSL hydrolase family protein, whose protein sequence is MVVGRSRLLAALCAALSLLWGCGGGSDGSGQPMPGTSAPIAGAPDASAPVASVPAVAPGTWAVIGSSSAAGAGAPDGQGWAAQLRSAYAAQGVTVRNLAVGGTVTYQALPTGSPVANGRPATDPSSNVTAALATGARLVLVSFPTNDTALGYSVSETVGNLRTIRAAALDSGVAVMLLSAQPRDLSTALLARMPELDAQLAAMAGDCFVPVREALAGADGKLSPLYDSGDGVHPNAAGHAVIADRVKSVIEAGKCVRLG, encoded by the coding sequence ATGGTGGTTGGGCGGTCACGCCTGTTGGCGGCCTTGTGCGCAGCGCTAAGTCTGTTGTGGGGATGCGGTGGCGGAAGTGACGGGAGCGGGCAGCCCATGCCCGGGACGTCCGCACCGATTGCAGGGGCGCCGGACGCTTCTGCGCCCGTAGCGTCGGTGCCGGCCGTGGCGCCTGGGACGTGGGCTGTGATTGGCTCTTCGAGTGCGGCCGGTGCCGGCGCACCGGATGGCCAGGGTTGGGCGGCCCAATTGCGGTCGGCGTACGCGGCGCAGGGCGTGACGGTGCGCAATCTGGCTGTAGGCGGCACGGTGACTTACCAGGCGCTGCCGACGGGCAGTCCGGTTGCCAATGGGCGACCGGCAACAGATCCATCCTCTAATGTCACGGCTGCGCTGGCGACCGGAGCCAGGCTGGTGCTGGTGTCTTTCCCTACCAACGATACGGCGCTGGGTTACTCGGTCAGCGAGACCGTGGGCAACCTGCGGACGATCCGCGCGGCTGCCCTGGATTCCGGCGTGGCGGTGATGCTGCTCTCCGCGCAGCCTCGCGATCTATCGACTGCCTTGCTCGCACGCATGCCGGAGCTTGACGCGCAACTGGCGGCGATGGCTGGCGATTGTTTCGTCCCGGTGCGCGAGGCCTTGGCGGGGGCGGACGGCAAGCTGTCGCCGCTCTACGATTCCGGCGATGGGGTCCATCCGAATGCTGCGGGCCATGCCGTGATCGCAGATAGGGTCAAGTCGGTGATCGAGGCGGGGAAGTGCGTGCGCCTGGGCTGA
- a CDS encoding GNAT family N-acetyltransferase, which translates to MAEPAGWRIVAPGSADDVDKAGLRLVATGRGSLRRIVGESEERYRLFARRIRWDRVLLIVNEAGVSGGFVSFKSFGRGPYAPGLGDFLSAFGARTGWWRFIAFWLIEGRDLGRGFYVYGLKVAVSQRRQGLAAMLLAAAESEAWRRGAAHVSLEVAETNSAAKALYTSQGYLPVSTFRLRFLLKYMGIADLLLLRKPRPA; encoded by the coding sequence ATGGCTGAGCCGGCGGGTTGGCGTATCGTGGCGCCGGGGTCGGCCGACGATGTGGACAAGGCGGGCTTGCGCCTTGTCGCCACAGGGCGCGGATCGCTGCGCCGCATTGTCGGCGAGAGCGAAGAGCGTTATCGCTTGTTTGCCCGTCGCATCCGCTGGGATCGCGTCTTGCTGATTGTCAATGAGGCTGGCGTCAGTGGTGGCTTCGTCAGCTTCAAGTCATTCGGGCGCGGCCCGTATGCTCCCGGCCTTGGCGATTTCTTGTCCGCGTTTGGAGCACGCACGGGATGGTGGCGGTTTATCGCCTTCTGGCTGATTGAGGGGCGCGACCTGGGGCGCGGCTTCTATGTATATGGCCTCAAGGTCGCTGTGTCGCAGAGGCGCCAGGGGCTGGCCGCAATGCTTCTGGCCGCGGCCGAGAGCGAGGCTTGGCGCCGTGGCGCAGCGCACGTCAGCCTGGAGGTAGCCGAGACCAATAGCGCCGCCAAGGCCCTCTACACCAGCCAGGGCTATTTGCCCGTGAGCACCTTCCGCCTGCGCTTCCTGTTGAAATACATGGGCATCGCAGACCTTCTTCTGCTTCGCAAGCCACGCCCGGCGTGA
- a CDS encoding aminotransferase class I/II-fold pyridoxal phosphate-dependent enzyme — protein sequence MKKNLSGLGAQLKDKLIQQSLERRLRQAGQAVAPASGTSAGAAHHAVAEQFRRFDQHPGYQQFRILDEGRKQLGIADPFFKLHEGCASAHTQIAGKDLLNFASYNYLGLNGHPHVNAAAVAAIQNYGTSVSASRIVSGERPVHQRLEAGIAGIYDCDDALVFVSGHATNVTTIGYLFGPRDLIVHDELVHNSVLQGIQLSGAKRLPFPHNDWAALDALLSRQRGEFERALIVVEGIYSMDGDFPDLPRFIELRDRHRCFLMVDEAHSLGVMGQRGHGIREHFGLRGSEVDIWMGTLSKTLAGCGGYIAGQQALIDNLKCFAPGFLYSVGMSPPLAAASLAALECLHAEPERVARLQANGQYFLERARAARIDTGHSTGHAVVPTIVGSSVRATRLSAALLAEGINVQPILYPAVPERSARLRFFMCSEHSRDELDYAVEQTARALATTR from the coding sequence ATGAAGAAGAACCTCTCCGGCCTGGGCGCCCAGCTCAAGGACAAGCTCATCCAGCAAAGCCTGGAGCGGCGACTGCGCCAAGCCGGGCAAGCAGTAGCACCCGCTAGCGGGACATCCGCCGGCGCAGCCCACCATGCAGTCGCAGAACAATTCCGCCGGTTCGACCAGCACCCCGGCTATCAGCAGTTCCGCATCCTTGACGAAGGTCGCAAGCAACTGGGCATCGCGGACCCGTTCTTCAAGCTGCACGAGGGCTGCGCCAGCGCCCATACGCAAATCGCCGGGAAAGATCTGCTCAACTTCGCGAGCTACAACTATCTCGGCCTCAATGGTCACCCGCACGTGAACGCAGCAGCGGTTGCGGCCATCCAGAACTACGGCACCTCGGTCTCCGCCAGCCGCATCGTTTCGGGTGAGCGCCCGGTCCATCAGCGGCTGGAAGCCGGCATCGCCGGCATCTACGACTGTGACGACGCGCTCGTGTTCGTCTCCGGACATGCGACCAACGTCACCACGATCGGCTACCTGTTCGGGCCGCGCGACCTGATCGTCCACGACGAGCTCGTGCACAACAGCGTGCTTCAGGGGATCCAGCTCTCAGGCGCTAAACGCCTGCCATTCCCGCACAACGACTGGGCGGCCCTGGACGCGCTGCTCTCGCGGCAACGCGGCGAATTCGAGCGCGCGCTCATCGTCGTCGAAGGCATCTACAGCATGGACGGCGACTTTCCCGACCTGCCCCGCTTCATCGAGCTGCGCGATCGCCATCGCTGCTTCCTGATGGTCGACGAGGCTCACTCCCTCGGCGTCATGGGGCAGCGCGGTCACGGCATCCGCGAGCACTTCGGGCTGCGCGGATCCGAGGTCGACATCTGGATGGGAACGCTCTCCAAGACGCTGGCCGGCTGCGGCGGGTACATCGCTGGCCAGCAAGCGTTGATCGACAACCTCAAGTGCTTCGCGCCAGGCTTCCTCTACAGCGTGGGGATGTCGCCTCCGCTGGCGGCCGCCTCGCTGGCAGCACTTGAATGCCTGCACGCAGAGCCCGAACGCGTTGCCCGCCTACAGGCCAACGGCCAGTACTTCCTGGAGCGCGCGCGCGCCGCCCGCATCGACACCGGGCACAGCACGGGCCACGCGGTCGTGCCGACCATCGTGGGCAGCTCGGTGCGCGCAACGCGGCTATCTGCCGCGCTCCTGGCCGAAGGCATCAATGTGCAGCCGATCCTCTATCCCGCCGTGCCCGAACGATCCGCACGGCTGCGGTTCTTCATGTGCAGCGAGCATTCGAGGGACGAACTGGACTACGCCGTCGAGCAGACTGCGCGCGCGTTGGCGACGACCCGGTAA
- a CDS encoding polysaccharide pyruvyl transferase family protein, with the protein MSRKTFILGLSSRLKDSAFFNTKLAYEASGHNTGNFAFHYAIDKHLGGASACGWGESPEVINAMGDIAVMPCANQVGAHADYGSLGEKFKRLEVGVVAIGLGAQSGADWKIPEVPEGTLNWIREIAKRSPGGAPNIGVRGEFTKRVLEHYGLGDSALVTGCPTLFINSTENLGEIIASRIGEPKKIAVAAGHPRWKHLSKIEASLAHMVTATNGSYVGQSPFEMVQLTRGEASVLSAEDLALARDYACPEMSIDEFVKWADIYGNVFFDTEAWMEHYRRFDFVVGCRIHGVMLALQAGVPGLCIAHDSRTIELCETMMVPYVKASEVSGGISRDSLMRVFKFDSRAFDENRKRLHENYAAFWASNLLSLNR; encoded by the coding sequence ATGAGTAGAAAGACATTCATTCTAGGGCTGTCTTCGCGGCTGAAGGACTCCGCATTCTTCAATACGAAGTTGGCGTACGAGGCCAGCGGCCACAATACAGGAAACTTTGCTTTTCACTATGCGATCGACAAACACCTGGGCGGCGCTTCAGCGTGCGGATGGGGGGAGAGTCCCGAAGTCATAAACGCAATGGGCGACATTGCCGTGATGCCGTGCGCAAATCAGGTGGGCGCGCATGCGGACTACGGGAGTCTTGGCGAGAAATTCAAGCGCCTAGAGGTCGGGGTTGTCGCAATAGGTCTCGGGGCGCAATCGGGCGCCGACTGGAAGATCCCTGAGGTTCCTGAGGGCACGCTGAACTGGATTCGAGAGATCGCGAAGCGATCGCCAGGCGGCGCGCCCAATATCGGCGTTCGGGGCGAGTTTACGAAGCGAGTTCTTGAGCACTACGGACTGGGTGACAGCGCGCTGGTGACCGGATGTCCGACCTTGTTCATAAATTCGACCGAAAATCTGGGAGAGATCATTGCCTCAAGGATCGGGGAGCCCAAGAAAATCGCGGTAGCCGCGGGCCATCCCCGGTGGAAGCATTTGTCGAAGATAGAGGCTTCCCTCGCGCATATGGTGACTGCGACGAACGGTTCCTATGTGGGACAAAGTCCGTTCGAAATGGTTCAGCTGACGCGAGGGGAAGCCAGTGTCTTGTCTGCCGAGGATCTGGCGTTGGCTCGGGATTACGCATGTCCTGAAATGAGCATAGATGAGTTTGTGAAATGGGCGGATATCTACGGCAACGTTTTCTTCGATACGGAAGCGTGGATGGAGCACTACCGTCGTTTTGACTTCGTGGTCGGATGCCGCATTCATGGGGTCATGCTTGCGCTGCAAGCTGGCGTGCCGGGCTTGTGCATTGCTCATGATTCGCGAACTATTGAGCTCTGCGAGACAATGATGGTTCCTTATGTGAAGGCTTCGGAGGTTTCGGGAGGAATTTCACGCGATAGTCTTATGCGGGTCTTTAAGTTTGACTCCCGGGCTTTTGACGAGAATAGAAAGAGGCTGCATGAAAACTACGCCGCATTTTGGGCATCGAATCTCCTTTCTCTCAATCGGTAA
- a CDS encoding capsular biosynthesis protein: MDRFLNAEIWRESADRSKRVFLFLQGPCSPFLGRLADRLVAEGHEVRKVNFNAGDVVYWAPRPAANFRDPLEALPDFLDTLYAKQGVTDLVVFGDCRAVHRPAIALARSRGVRTHVFEEGYFRPFWVTLEREGVNAHSLLPRDPDWYREVGQHLPNTRRGEPFVLPFRVRAMHDVAYHAAGALNPVLFPHYRNHQPVNAALQYAGYMRRLPTLRFHERRDNRVTDTLLRERVPYYLLPLQMNGDAQILDHSVFCDMDHVMEEVMASFARHAPGDARLVIKNHPLDYGLDPHARQIARLSRQFGLDGRVHYMETGDLRALAENARGTVTVNSTVGSVAMGHGCPTICLAEAIYDLPGLTFQGSLDAFWREGEAPDAGLFRVFRNTLIHLTQVNGGFFSSGGIELALKNALPRLLASRSPFEEIAHASRIELAGKDRRRAVA, translated from the coding sequence ATGGACAGGTTTCTCAACGCTGAGATCTGGCGAGAGAGCGCCGACCGTAGCAAGCGGGTGTTCCTGTTCCTGCAAGGTCCGTGCTCGCCCTTTCTCGGTCGCTTGGCCGATCGGCTCGTCGCCGAAGGGCATGAGGTCCGCAAGGTGAACTTCAATGCGGGCGACGTGGTGTATTGGGCACCGCGCCCGGCGGCGAACTTCCGCGATCCCCTGGAGGCCTTGCCGGACTTTCTTGACACGCTGTATGCCAAGCAGGGCGTGACCGATCTCGTGGTGTTCGGCGATTGCCGCGCGGTGCATCGCCCGGCAATTGCGCTGGCGCGAAGCCGAGGCGTGCGTACGCACGTGTTCGAGGAAGGGTATTTCCGACCCTTCTGGGTGACGCTGGAGCGCGAGGGCGTTAACGCGCATTCCTTGCTGCCGCGCGACCCCGATTGGTACAGGGAGGTCGGGCAACATCTGCCGAACACCCGGCGCGGCGAGCCCTTCGTGCTGCCCTTCCGTGTGCGGGCCATGCATGACGTGGCCTACCACGCAGCCGGCGCGCTGAACCCCGTGTTGTTCCCGCACTACCGCAACCACCAGCCCGTGAATGCCGCTTTGCAGTACGCCGGCTACATGCGTCGGCTGCCGACTTTGCGATTCCATGAGAGGCGTGACAACCGGGTGACCGACACCCTGCTGCGCGAGCGTGTGCCCTATTACCTGTTGCCTCTGCAGATGAATGGTGACGCGCAGATCCTGGATCACTCTGTCTTCTGCGACATGGACCACGTGATGGAGGAGGTCATGGCGTCCTTCGCGCGTCATGCTCCGGGCGACGCGCGCTTGGTGATCAAGAACCACCCGCTCGACTACGGGCTCGATCCGCATGCCCGCCAGATTGCACGCCTCAGCCGGCAATTCGGTCTGGATGGCCGCGTGCACTACATGGAGACGGGCGATCTGCGGGCCTTGGCCGAGAACGCCCGTGGGACGGTGACGGTGAATAGCACCGTTGGCTCCGTCGCAATGGGGCACGGTTGTCCCACGATCTGTTTAGCTGAAGCGATCTACGACTTGCCCGGATTGACTTTCCAGGGGTCACTGGATGCGTTCTGGCGAGAGGGTGAGGCCCCCGATGCGGGGCTGTTCCGGGTCTTTCGGAACACGCTTATCCACCTTACGCAGGTCAATGGCGGTTTCTTTTCCTCGGGCGGCATTGAGCTCGCGCTGAAGAACGCACTGCCTCGCCTGCTCGCAAGCCGTTCTCCGTTCGAAGAGATCGCCCATGCGTCACGGATCGAACTGGCCGGGAAAGACCGACGACGTGCGGTCGCCTGA
- a CDS encoding glycosyltransferase family 61 protein gives MKLVSLEDVATGVETILPPISWQAPRVCNLSNIREVAGRWGAFMYEQTYAAQTKSIGAVRFGRLPRDMRLNSGGYYLPTGPDFSLLDHAHPRFRADPTLIDEHVAAAGPVEHISGECLLVARFGIQTWGHWLGEMLPKLVVAERCFPGRFRYVLHRSVFSSPGRRSIWSSIGESLQAYGVGRERIAPVVAEKSYSFEALFAMSPIYWEGAFHPGALDWMRADVQIRSTEFNRRCAFFRRDSNLRSLANHERLADILSACGFELCEPGLMSFPDQVRMFQSSSKVCGVLGSGLSGLIYSPAGVQVISLAPARFGDRFFHAMVQERNGQFVDLRGETVAEGEVLGKDGSFNIDPAILHDALLS, from the coding sequence GTGAAGCTCGTCTCGCTTGAAGATGTTGCGACTGGCGTTGAGACAATCCTGCCGCCAATTAGCTGGCAGGCGCCGCGTGTATGCAATCTGTCCAATATCAGGGAGGTGGCCGGTCGCTGGGGGGCGTTCATGTACGAACAAACCTATGCCGCCCAGACGAAGTCCATCGGAGCGGTACGTTTCGGTCGATTGCCTCGGGACATGCGATTGAACTCAGGCGGCTATTACCTCCCGACTGGACCCGATTTTTCCCTGCTCGACCACGCACACCCGCGATTTCGGGCTGATCCAACATTGATCGATGAGCATGTGGCGGCCGCAGGTCCTGTGGAACATATATCGGGCGAGTGTCTGCTGGTTGCTCGCTTTGGTATTCAAACTTGGGGCCATTGGCTCGGTGAAATGCTTCCCAAGCTGGTTGTCGCGGAACGGTGCTTTCCTGGCCGCTTTCGCTATGTTTTGCACCGTAGTGTTTTCAGTTCCCCTGGGCGGCGCTCCATCTGGTCGTCAATAGGTGAGAGCTTGCAGGCTTACGGGGTGGGTCGTGAGCGTATCGCTCCCGTCGTTGCGGAGAAGAGCTATTCTTTTGAGGCGTTGTTCGCGATGTCGCCGATCTACTGGGAAGGTGCGTTCCATCCCGGTGCGTTAGATTGGATGAGGGCAGACGTTCAGATTAGGTCAACTGAGTTTAATCGGAGGTGCGCCTTCTTTCGCCGCGATAGTAATCTGCGGTCGCTTGCAAATCATGAGCGTTTGGCGGACATCCTCTCCGCGTGCGGTTTTGAGTTATGTGAACCTGGCTTAATGAGCTTCCCTGATCAAGTTCGGATGTTTCAGTCGTCTTCCAAGGTATGCGGCGTCCTCGGGTCAGGTCTCTCTGGCCTCATCTATTCGCCGGCTGGAGTTCAGGTAATTAGCCTCGCCCCAGCTAGGTTTGGTGATCGTTTCTTTCACGCGATGGTGCAGGAGAGAAACGGCCAGTTCGTGGATTTGCGTGGAGAAACAGTCGCTGAGGGGGAGGTACTCGGAAAGGACGGCAGCTTCAACATAGATCCTGCAATTTTGCATGACGCTCTATTGAGCTGA
- a CDS encoding phytanoyl-CoA dioxygenase family protein → MNLSNWLRIPVGAIQLATHAKAFAGNPVIGSRRLNELGLHTTRRRFAARMAAYRRRQLARHIAPAELAHFDSMGFFIRHEALPEAHFQALRAEVMALRTQGWEMRQGKAVTRRVSLDSHVLRGNRACGQLVRDAGLRALIAYAASSRGDITCQIQSVIVDNSCSVLDPQTQLHSDTFHATAKAWLFLHDVDTDDGPFSYVPGSHKLTPARLNWEYQQSLTARESPEQMHREGSFRINEGELAQLDLPSPVRFTVPANTLVVADTSGFHARTESRRPSHRVEIYGSLRRNPFVPWCGLHAFSLPFVSGHHTALDIKLRQASRSGANGDWQAFDDLNAYDLARI, encoded by the coding sequence ATGAACCTCTCGAACTGGCTGCGCATACCCGTGGGCGCCATTCAGCTAGCCACGCACGCCAAAGCGTTCGCCGGAAATCCGGTGATCGGCAGCCGCCGGCTCAACGAGCTGGGTCTGCACACCACCCGGCGGCGCTTTGCAGCCCGCATGGCCGCCTATCGACGGCGCCAGCTTGCGAGGCATATCGCGCCGGCAGAGCTCGCGCACTTCGATTCCATGGGGTTCTTCATCCGCCACGAGGCGTTGCCGGAGGCGCACTTTCAGGCCTTGCGTGCCGAAGTGATGGCCCTACGCACGCAGGGCTGGGAAATGCGCCAGGGAAAAGCAGTGACCCGTCGCGTGAGCCTGGATTCGCACGTGCTGCGGGGGAATCGGGCTTGCGGGCAACTTGTGCGGGACGCCGGCCTGCGCGCGCTGATTGCCTATGCCGCCTCAAGCCGGGGAGACATCACCTGCCAGATCCAGTCGGTCATCGTCGACAACTCCTGCTCGGTGCTCGACCCACAAACCCAGCTGCACTCGGACACCTTCCATGCCACGGCCAAGGCATGGCTATTCCTGCATGACGTCGACACGGACGATGGGCCGTTCTCCTACGTACCCGGCTCGCACAAGCTGACTCCGGCGCGTCTGAACTGGGAATACCAACAGAGCCTCACTGCCCGTGAATCCCCGGAGCAAATGCATCGCGAAGGCTCTTTTCGTATCAATGAGGGCGAGTTGGCGCAGCTCGACCTACCGTCTCCAGTACGCTTCACCGTCCCTGCCAACACCCTCGTTGTGGCTGACACATCCGGCTTCCATGCGCGCACTGAAAGCCGCCGCCCCAGCCATCGGGTCGAAATCTATGGCAGCCTGCGCCGCAATCCCTTCGTGCCCTGGTGCGGTCTGCACGCCTTCTCCCTACCATTCGTGTCGGGTCACCACACAGCGCTGGACATCAAGCTCAGGCAAGCTTCTCGTTCTGGCGCCAACGGCGACTGGCAGGCCTTCGACGACCTCAACGCCTACGATCTGGCACGCATCTGA
- a CDS encoding LTA synthase family protein, with protein sequence MSWVLPPMLFAAGLSIAAEAAFMRPRPVWRRPAGCWVLHLGGVWLLFAAGLLAFRRPWFAACQPLAWHFLILAVNAVKRDALREPFLFQDFEYFSDMLRHPRLYLPFFGYLNALMGVLAATVFIVTGVLIEPALASDVWWGSLTASAGLAVAAFFCGALATRRLRPSFDAESDVRTYGLAGALFLYAREERRVSPLPARFDDVRLPAEGASSAAHVVVVQSESFFDARRVCADVAPAVYEWFDSVRATSAIHGLLTVPAWGANTVRSEFAFLSGLRNEQLGVHQFNPYRRLREVGTVAHAFRRAGYRTVCVHPYAAAFYARDRQFPLFGFDEFIDIEAFDPADKVGAYVGDVALGRRVAAMLEAATEPLFVFTISMENHGPLHLEQIAPDEEAALYRKRPSEPQRELSVYLRHVLNAGKMQSELCERLSGLERESWLCWYGDHLPIMPSVYRKEDFEDSRTDYFVWSSRQRRAAGERADMHMADLAAELIGQVCNGGRNNG encoded by the coding sequence ATGAGCTGGGTTCTGCCGCCCATGCTGTTCGCCGCTGGGTTAAGCATTGCGGCGGAGGCTGCATTCATGCGGCCGCGCCCCGTGTGGCGCCGGCCTGCAGGATGCTGGGTGCTGCATCTGGGCGGGGTGTGGCTGTTGTTTGCGGCGGGCTTGCTGGCTTTCCGGCGGCCCTGGTTCGCGGCATGCCAGCCGCTGGCCTGGCATTTCCTGATCCTCGCGGTGAATGCCGTGAAGCGCGACGCCCTGCGCGAACCCTTCCTGTTTCAGGACTTCGAATACTTCAGCGACATGCTGCGCCACCCGCGCCTGTACCTGCCCTTCTTCGGCTACCTGAATGCCTTGATGGGGGTACTGGCGGCGACCGTCTTTATCGTGACCGGAGTGTTGATCGAGCCGGCTCTGGCGTCCGATGTCTGGTGGGGGAGTTTGACGGCGTCAGCGGGGTTGGCTGTGGCCGCGTTCTTCTGTGGAGCACTTGCCACGCGCCGGCTTCGCCCGAGTTTCGACGCGGAATCAGACGTCCGCACATATGGCCTCGCCGGCGCGCTGTTCCTGTATGCCCGCGAGGAGCGCCGGGTTTCCCCTTTGCCTGCTCGATTCGACGATGTGCGCTTGCCGGCTGAAGGCGCATCGTCCGCCGCGCACGTGGTGGTCGTTCAGAGCGAGTCCTTCTTCGATGCCCGCCGGGTCTGCGCCGATGTGGCGCCGGCGGTGTACGAGTGGTTTGATAGCGTTCGGGCGACATCCGCGATCCATGGCCTGCTGACCGTTCCGGCCTGGGGGGCGAACACGGTGCGGTCGGAATTCGCCTTCCTCTCCGGGCTGCGCAACGAGCAGTTGGGGGTGCATCAGTTCAACCCGTATCGCCGTCTGCGCGAGGTGGGCACGGTGGCCCACGCCTTCAGGCGGGCGGGATATCGCACGGTGTGCGTCCATCCCTACGCCGCGGCGTTCTACGCCAGAGACCGTCAATTCCCGCTGTTTGGCTTCGACGAGTTCATCGACATCGAGGCTTTTGATCCGGCGGACAAGGTGGGAGCGTATGTAGGCGATGTGGCGCTGGGCAGGCGCGTGGCCGCGATGCTCGAGGCCGCAACAGAGCCGCTGTTCGTGTTTACCATCAGCATGGAGAACCACGGGCCCTTGCATCTGGAGCAGATTGCCCCGGATGAAGAAGCTGCGTTGTACCGGAAACGGCCATCAGAGCCGCAGCGCGAACTGAGCGTGTATCTGCGCCATGTGCTGAACGCCGGAAAAATGCAGAGCGAACTGTGTGAGCGCCTGTCCGGACTGGAACGCGAGTCCTGGCTCTGTTGGTACGGAGATCATCTGCCCATCATGCCGTCGGTCTACCGCAAGGAAGACTTCGAGGATTCGCGCACGGACTATTTTGTCTGGAGTTCGCGGCAGCGGCGCGCGGCGGGCGAGCGCGCAGACATGCACATGGCGGACCTGGCTGCCGAGTTGATAGGGCAGGTGTGCAATGGTGGCCGGAACAATGGCTGA